In a single window of the Streptomyces sp. NBC_00285 genome:
- a CDS encoding cytochrome b/b6 domain-containing protein, with product MNLRTDAPPATRVRRFGRSQKWVHRTTAALMGVCVVTAAFLYIPQFAELVGRRELVVRVHEWAGLALPAPVLVGLISRAFRADLGFLNRFGPHDRVWLRAALRRDKRRVSRPAGKFNAGQKVYAAWISGASLVMLGTGLLMWFTHLTPIQWRTSATFVHDWLALTVGIVLAGHIGMALGDPEARRGLRTGSVDKEWADREHPLWRP from the coding sequence CGAACTGACGCCCCGCCCGCGACTCGGGTCCGCCGCTTCGGCCGCAGCCAGAAGTGGGTCCACCGCACGACCGCCGCACTGATGGGCGTGTGCGTGGTGACGGCGGCCTTTCTGTACATCCCGCAGTTCGCCGAACTCGTCGGCCGCCGCGAGCTGGTGGTGCGCGTCCACGAGTGGGCCGGTCTGGCCCTGCCCGCACCGGTCCTGGTGGGCCTCATCTCGCGCGCCTTCCGCGCCGATCTGGGCTTCCTGAACCGCTTCGGCCCGCACGACCGCGTCTGGCTGCGCGCCGCCCTGCGCCGCGACAAGCGCCGGGTGTCGCGGCCCGCGGGCAAGTTCAACGCGGGCCAGAAGGTCTACGCCGCCTGGATCTCCGGCGCGAGCCTCGTCATGCTCGGCACGGGCCTGCTGATGTGGTTCACCCATCTCACCCCGATCCAGTGGCGCACCAGTGCGACCTTCGTCCACGACTGGCTCGCCCTGACCGTCGGTATCGTCCTCGCCGGCCACATCGGCATGGCACTCGGCGACCCGGAGGCACGCAGGGGGCTGCGCACCGGCTCGGTGGACAAGGAGTGGGCGGACCGCGAGCACCCCCTGTGGCGGCCGTGA